GCCGGGTTCGTGATGCAGGACAGGTCATGACGGCGCCGGTGTGGATGGCGTTGCCACCCGAAGTGCATTCCGCGCTGTTGTCCAGTGGGCCTGGTCCGGGGCCGTTCCTGGCCGCCGCGGGCGCCTACCAGATGCTCGGCGCCGAGTACGATTCGGCGATCGCCGAACTCGCGGCCGTACTGAACGCGGTCCAGGGCGGTTCGTGGCAGGGACCCAGCGCCGAAGAGTACGTCACCGCGCATGCACCCTACCTGGCGTGGCTCGAGCAGGCCCGCGGCAAGAGCATTGCCGCCGGGCTACAGCACCACGTCGCCGCCCAGGCCTACACGGCGGCGCTGGCGACCATGCCGACCCTGGCCGAGCTGGCCGCGAACCACGTTGTGCATGGTGTGCTGGTCGCGACCAATTTCTTCGGCATCAACACGATCCCGATCGCGCTCAACGAGGCGGATTACTTCCGCATGTGGGTTCAGGCCGCCACCACGATGAGCCTCTATCAAACAGTGTCGAACGTTGCAGCGGACTCCGTCCCGGCCACATCGCCGGCGCCGACGCTACTCAAGGCGGATACCAACGACGCCGCCGACCCCGCGCAGCTGGCGGCCATGGCGCCGGCCACCGACGCCGGCAACCAACTGAACCTCGCGGACCTGGTTTGGCAACTGCTACAGGCATACATCAACTACGTCGAGCAGCTCTATGCGCCGATCATCAATTTCTTGCAGGACCCGGTGGGCAACGGCATGCAGTTGATCACCGATTTCTTGACCAATCCGTCGCAGGCGTTGGTCGCGTGGGGGCCGTTCCTGTTCGCCGTTGCCTACCAGGTCTTCTCCTGGGTCGCGGCGTCACTCACCTATCCCCAACTGATACTCGACCCGCTGCTCGGGACGATTCTGCGGGTAGTGATCGGCGTGGGTGAA
The nucleotide sequence above comes from Mycobacterium pseudokansasii. Encoded proteins:
- a CDS encoding PPE family protein produces the protein MTAPVWMALPPEVHSALLSSGPGPGPFLAAAGAYQMLGAEYDSAIAELAAVLNAVQGGSWQGPSAEEYVTAHAPYLAWLEQARGKSIAAGLQHHVAAQAYTAALATMPTLAELAANHVVHGVLVATNFFGINTIPIALNEADYFRMWVQAATTMSLYQTVSNVAADSVPATSPAPTLLKADTNDAADPAQLAAMAPATDAGNQLNLADLVWQLLQAYINYVEQLYAPIINFLQDPVGNGMQLITDFLTNPSQALVAWGPFLFAVAYQVFSWVAASLTYPQLILDPLLGTILRVVIGVGEQLVVQVPAAAAAGEIADGASWSVASAAHPVVWPTVGVASSVTAPVGAPAASAAAGAGTAPAAPAAPAATATYAVGGFDPDEGFPPALTHNSGAKAPSVGVAAPAAADSAREQRHARRRRKATAPQRQYADEFMDVDSDAENGLPEDVEDVGDLRAAVSSRGAGAIGFGGTAATDNARAAGLITLPAHGFDDGPTSPMLPATWDSDGSDART